A genomic region of Candidatus Bathyarchaeota archaeon contains the following coding sequences:
- a CDS encoding VTT domain-containing protein: protein MEFSSIIKWFLTFLKVAGNPYIEAFLASFLGNLMLFFPVPYLTLIFTISMKTKDANFLFLTFIGALGAALGKMLSYGVGRGGGKLLGKKYEKKFNALKKLLGKSPLIAAFIAAASPLPDDIIFLPLGLIKYDLIKTFLACLAGKFVITFLTISLGRFSREVISWIFEEEKTNYLIVVTSIIVILISTIIMIKVDWEKFFEKVGRKIEVWKKNMNSFYSKF, encoded by the coding sequence ATGGAGTTTAGCTCAATTATTAAATGGTTTTTAACATTTTTAAAAGTTGCTGGAAACCCTTATATAGAAGCTTTTTTAGCTAGCTTCCTCGGAAACTTAATGCTTTTTTTTCCAGTGCCTTACCTTACATTAATATTTACGATTTCAATGAAGACTAAAGACGCTAACTTTTTATTTTTAACTTTTATAGGGGCTTTAGGTGCTGCTTTAGGTAAAATGTTAAGTTACGGTGTTGGTCGTGGAGGCGGAAAGCTTCTTGGAAAAAAATATGAAAAAAAATTTAATGCTTTAAAAAAGCTTCTTGGAAAAAGCCCTCTTATAGCCGCTTTTATAGCAGCCGCTTCACCTTTACCTGACGATATAATTTTCCTCCCTTTAGGGTTAATTAAATATGATTTAATAAAAACTTTCTTAGCTTGTTTAGCTGGAAAATTTGTAATAACATTTTTAACTATTTCATTAGGGCGTTTCTCTAGAGAGGTTATTTCATGGATTTTCGAAGAAGAAAAAACAAATTACCTTATTGTAGTTACTTCAATAATTGTTATTTTAATTTCAACTATTATAATGATTAAGGTTGATTGGGAAAAATTCTTTGAAAAAGTTGGGAGGAAAATTGAAGTATGGAAGAAAAACATGAACTCCTTCTATTCAAAATTTTAG
- the map gene encoding type II methionyl aminopeptidase: MVKMNNEGYQYYRKAGEIASNIRRVIPSIIKEKMKILDLCEKIENLIFEKGGKPAFPCNVGINEVAAHYTSPFKDESLIPEKSIVKVDFGVEISGYIVDTSITVSFNRELDLMVKAVNEALMDAIEFIKDGVKVKEVGEVIESKIKRYGFKPIRNLTGHKIERYMLHTGKIIPNVSEINSSKIEEGEVYAIEPFATTIDGSGVVIDGSKAYIFRFQKEKCSKEVKDLIKFIKENYASLPFAFRWIKKVYPNKNLDELFEKALSQKCLISYPVLIEAKSKPVAQAEHTVIVRKNGCEILTE, encoded by the coding sequence TTGGTTAAGATGAATAATGAAGGTTATCAATATTACCGTAAAGCTGGCGAAATAGCTTCAAACATTAGGCGAGTTATTCCCTCTATAATTAAAGAAAAAATGAAAATTTTAGATTTATGCGAAAAAATTGAAAATTTAATTTTCGAAAAGGGAGGGAAACCTGCTTTTCCATGTAATGTTGGAATTAACGAAGTGGCTGCGCATTATACTTCCCCTTTTAAAGATGAATCCTTAATTCCAGAAAAATCAATAGTTAAGGTTGATTTTGGAGTTGAAATTTCAGGATATATAGTCGATACTTCTATAACTGTATCTTTCAATAGAGAACTTGATTTAATGGTTAAAGCTGTTAATGAAGCTTTAATGGATGCTATAGAGTTTATTAAAGATGGTGTAAAGGTTAAGGAAGTGGGTGAAGTTATTGAAAGTAAAATTAAGCGTTATGGTTTTAAACCTATTAGAAATTTAACAGGTCATAAAATAGAGAGGTATATGCTTCATACAGGGAAAATTATACCAAATGTGTCAGAAATAAATAGTTCAAAAATTGAAGAGGGAGAAGTTTATGCTATAGAACCTTTTGCAACAACAATTGATGGGTCGGGAGTAGTTATTGATGGGTCTAAAGCATATATTTTTCGTTTTCAAAAAGAAAAATGCTCAAAAGAAGTTAAAGATTTAATTAAATTCATTAAAGAGAATTATGCAAGTTTACCTTTTGCTTTTAGATGGATAAAAAAGGTTTACCCAAACAAAAATTTGGATGAACTTTTTGAAAAAGCTCTTTCTCAAAAATGTTTAATTTCCTATCCAGTCTTGATTGAAGCCAAATCCAAACCTGTAGCTCAAGCTGAGCATACAGTTATTGTAAGAAAAAACGGATGTGAAATCTTAACAGAGTGA
- a CDS encoding DUF3227 domain-containing protein, translating to MYFQNKINSSKQEKIFQEALLKAINESLLVLGPSVKQAVYYHIERQYNIKHEEIPFKLKEFYEALKDIFGFGSKVIEKLFVKKLYEHLGLRFEEHEDWSFIEYVEFAKNFG from the coding sequence ATGTATTTTCAAAATAAAATTAATTCAAGCAAACAAGAAAAGATATTTCAAGAAGCGTTATTAAAAGCTATTAATGAAAGTTTATTAGTATTGGGGCCAAGCGTTAAACAAGCAGTTTACTATCATATTGAGCGTCAGTATAATATAAAGCATGAAGAAATACCATTTAAACTTAAAGAGTTTTATGAAGCTTTGAAAGATATTTTTGGCTTCGGCTCTAAAGTTATCGAAAAATTGTTTGTTAAGAAACTCTATGAACATCTTGGTTTAAGATTTGAAGAGCATGAAGATTGGAGTTTTATTGAGTATGTAGAGTTTGCAAAAAATTTTGGCTGA
- a CDS encoding tryptophan--tRNA ligase, translated as MSSEEMIVTPWEVSGEINYEKLIEQFGTQPITEELLKLIEEEAGELHFHLKRKIFFSHRDLDWVLNLYKAGEKIVLYTGRGPSGHTHIGHLVPWIFTKYLQDKFNAKLYFQLTDDEKFLINPNLSSKEALNLTYENALDVIAVGFDKKKTFLISNMKHACLLYNIALEVAKHVTVSTAKAVFGFKDSSNIGIVFFPAMQAAPCFIESYLTGENKPCLIPAAIDQDPYWRIARDVAPKLGFYKPAQIHSRFLPGLGRGGKMSSSMPETCIFTTDSPEEAEKKVMNAFTGGRATIEEQRKLGGNPDICSIYLYEYFLFEPIDEKIRETREACLKGELLCGEHKQKFAEIVKKFLIEHQEKREKARNYIEEYFL; from the coding sequence ACTCCATGGGAAGTTTCAGGAGAAATTAACTATGAAAAATTAATCGAGCAATTTGGAACACAACCTATTACTGAGGAACTTTTAAAATTAATAGAAGAAGAAGCTGGAGAGCTGCATTTTCATCTTAAAAGAAAAATTTTCTTTTCCCATAGAGATTTAGATTGGGTTTTAAATCTATATAAAGCTGGAGAAAAAATCGTTTTGTATACGGGTAGAGGGCCTTCAGGGCATACTCACATAGGCCATTTAGTTCCATGGATTTTCACAAAGTATCTTCAAGATAAATTTAACGCTAAACTTTATTTTCAGCTTACGGATGATGAAAAATTTTTAATAAATCCTAATCTTTCCTCTAAAGAAGCTTTAAACTTAACTTATGAAAATGCATTAGATGTTATAGCAGTTGGGTTTGATAAGAAAAAAACTTTTTTAATTTCAAACATGAAGCATGCATGTTTACTTTATAATATTGCTTTAGAAGTTGCTAAGCATGTTACGGTTTCTACAGCTAAAGCTGTTTTTGGATTTAAGGATAGTTCAAACATTGGGATAGTATTTTTTCCAGCTATGCAAGCAGCGCCATGTTTTATAGAGTCTTATCTTACTGGTGAAAATAAACCATGCTTAATTCCAGCGGCAATAGATCAAGATCCTTATTGGCGTATAGCTAGAGATGTAGCGCCTAAACTTGGCTTTTATAAGCCAGCACAAATTCATTCAAGGTTTCTTCCAGGCCTTGGAAGAGGAGGTAAAATGTCTTCTTCTATGCCTGAAACATGCATTTTTACAACTGATTCTCCTGAAGAAGCTGAAAAGAAAGTTATGAATGCTTTTACAGGTGGAAGAGCAACTATTGAAGAGCAAAGAAAACTTGGTGGAAACCCTGATATATGCAGCATATATCTTTATGAGTATTTTCTTTTTGAACCTATAGATGAAAAAATTAGGGAGACTAGAGAAGCTTGTCTTAAAGGAGAATTGCTTTGCGGAGAACATAAACAAAAGTTTGCAGAAATTGTTAAAAAATTTTTAATTGAACATCAAGAAAAAAGAGAGAAAGCAAGAAACTATATTGAAGAATATTTTCTTTAA
- the rgy gene encoding reverse gyrase: protein MDGPKALYLNLCPLCFGNLKVEGENSECERNCNLESSVLSFNEKEFLDFFKTCIGEPRTLQKLWARRILRGESFAAVAPTGIGKTSFGAVIAFYFALKKKKAYIILPTTLLVEQVINNLKIYAEKANLKASFNEESDLTILFFHSNLDKELRSKFEENIKKKNFHLLVTTSQFLSKAFKKLEGLTFDFIFIDDVDAILKTSKNVEKVLQLLGFKKIEGKWHGASKGTLMVSTATAKVGAKTKLFRKLLNFDVGASMYMARNIEDIIVFNKSIDSIKSILKRMGKGGILYASSIREAEEIYEELKNEFKIGLVSAKRKSEYNLFEEGKIDYLVGTAFYYGTLVRGLDLPERIRYAVFIGAPTIKVKTENINNVTPKMLKVLALIFRREDSIKKYLPIIQVIDKHKYNNEREELKKEIVKLLELSEKKAELDVVIRKGEVIFPDLKTYIQGSGRTSRLFTGGLTKGASFLLEDDEEVLKAFINRAEIYDLKFKKIDEVDFNSLIKEIDESRIVLKQAKSCEEAIKPALLIVESPTKAKQISRFFGHPAARVIKEGKDSIVLYEVPTSRYILTVTASLGHLVDLVTNQGFFGVTINNGFTPLYITIKRCKKCLTQFTEEKDSCPKCGSTDIEDAKNRINIFRKIAGDTGFVIVGTDPDSEGEKIAWDIKNLLSNFSIVKRAEFHEVTKRAVQEALENLKDVNESLVKAQIVRRIEDRWIGFALSQKLWKTFNNMNLSAGRAQTPVLGWIVERAKESRKKVKIGYIPELDLSIENLDKEWVNVKVIKVKEELKEVTPLPPYTTDTMLKDGNALIKASAKEVMKLAQDLFENGLITYHRTDSTRVSDLGKRIAKEFLSENYQGREWFTEGAHECIRPTRALPKDVIQRLIQEGVIQIEKLTLKHLILYDLIFRRFMASQCKPYKIKVNRYIIEVNEKKIEKEIIVEADGKAIELYKWSVQIKKPLPEGEFKFKVEIKYMPKVFPYAQFELIREMHEKGIGRPSTYATIIDKIFLRGYSFERKGRVLPTKKGIQVYYFLKNNYEKFVSEERTKLLEAKMDAIEKGEVDYKEVLTELYSEVSQIT, encoded by the coding sequence ATGGACGGCCCTAAAGCATTATACTTAAACTTATGTCCCTTATGTTTTGGAAATTTAAAAGTTGAAGGAGAAAATAGTGAATGCGAAAGAAACTGTAACCTTGAAAGCTCAGTTTTAAGCTTTAATGAAAAAGAATTTTTAGATTTTTTTAAAACTTGCATTGGAGAACCGAGAACTCTTCAAAAATTATGGGCTAGAAGAATTCTTAGAGGAGAAAGCTTTGCAGCTGTAGCGCCTACAGGCATTGGAAAAACATCTTTCGGCGCTGTAATAGCATTTTACTTTGCTTTAAAAAAGAAAAAAGCATATATAATTCTTCCAACAACGCTTTTAGTAGAACAAGTCATAAACAACTTAAAAATTTATGCTGAAAAAGCAAATCTTAAAGCTTCATTTAATGAAGAAAGCGATTTAACAATTTTATTTTTTCATTCAAACCTTGATAAAGAATTAAGAAGTAAATTTGAAGAAAACATAAAGAAGAAGAATTTTCATCTTCTTGTAACTACATCTCAATTTCTTTCTAAAGCTTTTAAAAAACTTGAAGGCTTAACTTTTGATTTTATATTTATAGATGATGTAGACGCTATATTGAAAACTTCAAAGAATGTTGAAAAAGTTTTGCAGCTTTTAGGCTTTAAAAAAATTGAAGGCAAATGGCATGGTGCTTCCAAAGGAACTTTAATGGTTTCTACTGCTACAGCAAAAGTAGGAGCAAAAACTAAACTGTTTAGGAAGCTTTTAAATTTTGATGTTGGAGCTTCAATGTATATGGCAAGAAATATTGAAGACATTATTGTGTTTAATAAAAGTATCGATTCTATAAAGAGCATTTTGAAGCGCATGGGGAAAGGGGGCATACTTTACGCTTCAAGCATTAGAGAAGCCGAGGAAATTTATGAGGAACTTAAAAACGAGTTTAAAATAGGTTTGGTTTCAGCTAAAAGAAAAAGCGAGTATAATCTTTTTGAAGAAGGAAAAATAGATTATTTAGTTGGAACAGCTTTTTATTATGGAACATTAGTTAGAGGTTTAGATTTACCTGAAAGAATTAGATACGCTGTTTTTATTGGGGCTCCAACAATAAAAGTTAAGACTGAAAATATAAATAATGTCACACCTAAAATGCTTAAAGTTTTAGCTTTAATTTTTAGAAGGGAAGATTCAATTAAAAAATATTTACCGATAATTCAAGTTATAGATAAGCATAAATATAATAATGAAAGAGAAGAATTAAAAAAGGAGATTGTTAAACTTCTTGAGTTAAGCGAAAAAAAAGCTGAATTAGATGTAGTAATAAGAAAAGGAGAAGTAATTTTCCCTGATTTAAAAACTTATATTCAAGGTTCTGGAAGAACATCAAGGCTTTTTACAGGTGGATTAACTAAAGGCGCATCTTTTCTCCTTGAAGATGATGAGGAAGTTTTAAAAGCATTCATTAATAGAGCTGAAATTTACGATTTAAAATTTAAAAAAATAGATGAAGTTGATTTTAATTCTTTAATAAAGGAAATAGATGAGTCTAGAATAGTTTTAAAGCAAGCTAAAAGTTGCGAGGAAGCAATTAAACCTGCGCTTTTAATTGTTGAAAGCCCAACAAAAGCGAAGCAAATTTCGAGGTTTTTCGGTCATCCAGCTGCAAGAGTTATTAAGGAAGGGAAAGATTCAATTGTACTTTATGAAGTCCCAACAAGTCGTTATATACTTACGGTTACAGCAAGTTTAGGGCATTTAGTTGATCTTGTTACAAATCAAGGTTTTTTTGGAGTGACAATTAATAATGGTTTTACACCATTATATATAACTATAAAACGTTGCAAGAAATGTTTAACACAATTTACAGAAGAAAAAGATTCATGTCCTAAATGTGGTTCAACAGATATAGAGGATGCTAAAAACAGAATAAATATTTTTAGAAAAATTGCTGGAGACACTGGTTTTGTTATAGTTGGTACAGATCCTGATTCAGAAGGTGAAAAAATAGCTTGGGATATTAAAAACCTTTTATCAAATTTTAGCATAGTAAAAAGAGCTGAATTTCATGAAGTTACTAAAAGAGCTGTTCAAGAAGCTTTAGAAAACCTTAAAGATGTTAATGAAAGTTTAGTGAAAGCTCAAATAGTACGGCGGATTGAAGATAGATGGATAGGTTTCGCTTTAAGTCAAAAACTTTGGAAAACTTTTAATAATATGAATCTTTCAGCTGGAAGAGCTCAAACTCCAGTTTTAGGTTGGATAGTTGAAAGAGCAAAAGAGAGTAGAAAGAAAGTTAAAATAGGATATATACCAGAGCTTGATTTAAGTATAGAAAATTTAGATAAAGAATGGGTTAATGTTAAAGTAATTAAAGTAAAAGAGGAACTAAAAGAAGTTACACCTTTACCACCGTACACAACTGATACTATGCTTAAAGATGGAAATGCATTAATTAAAGCTTCAGCTAAAGAAGTTATGAAGTTAGCTCAAGATCTTTTTGAAAACGGTCTTATAACATACCATAGAACAGATTCAACACGTGTAAGTGATTTAGGAAAAAGAATTGCAAAAGAATTTTTAAGTGAAAATTATCAAGGAAGAGAATGGTTTACTGAAGGTGCGCATGAATGCATTAGACCAACTAGAGCTTTACCTAAAGATGTTATTCAAAGACTTATTCAAGAAGGTGTTATTCAAATTGAAAAATTAACTTTAAAACATTTAATACTTTATGATTTAATTTTTAGAAGATTTATGGCAAGTCAATGTAAACCTTACAAAATAAAAGTAAACAGGTATATTATAGAAGTAAATGAAAAAAAGATTGAAAAAGAAATTATTGTAGAAGCTGACGGAAAGGCTATAGAACTTTATAAATGGAGCGTTCAAATTAAAAAGCCTTTACCAGAAGGAGAATTTAAATTTAAGGTTGAAATTAAATATATGCCTAAGGTTTTTCCATATGCTCAATTCGAGTTAATTCGGGAAATGCATGAAAAAGGCATAGGGAGACCGTCAACTTACGCTACGATAATTGATAAGATATTTTTAAGAGGTTACAGTTTTGAAAGGAAAGGGCGAGTTTTACCAACAAAAAAGGGAATACAAGTTTATTATTTCTTAAAAAACAATTATGAAAAGTTCGTTTCTGAAGAAAGAACAAAACTTCTTGAAGCTAAAATGGATGCTATAGAAAAAGGAGAAGTTGATTATAAAGAGGTTTTAACAGAACTTTATAGTGAAGTATCCCAAATAACCTAA
- a CDS encoding DUF1512 domain-containing protein: MIKPHFQVPFLPDNSGIGSIISLLMYLSFIIFILFGQKIQLHLMLWEIDGAVKRLEMMKEEAKNLSFKTLMEIGKPKNNPLPELNMLLEQFLITPVNMDPAGIVWKFDHLLDVRELKFKNDVKRLAPAADEAQINNLENLIEASLALNTIYRIVRHYYLLGKKTSSFYLILQLQMIMPLVMQEAEALIGAANAFAKGQPIGDGIGPLVASKLLKGKEKRKIEKDMVYGEVEIEKRRVIALKAEGPGGNVGKPGDAIKSLIEANNGNIAMVIMIDAALKFEGEKTGEISEGIGAAIGGVGTERFKIEEEIKKYKIPVYAIIVKESIQEAILPMKKEIADAVDNVIARVKKLLLEETKEGDTVILAGIGNTIGIA; this comes from the coding sequence ATGATAAAACCCCACTTTCAAGTTCCTTTTTTACCTGATAACTCTGGAATTGGAAGCATCATTTCTTTGCTCATGTACCTTTCCTTCATAATTTTTATACTTTTTGGTCAGAAAATTCAATTGCATTTAATGCTTTGGGAAATTGATGGAGCAGTTAAAAGACTAGAAATGATGAAGGAGGAAGCTAAAAACCTCTCTTTTAAAACATTAATGGAAATTGGTAAACCTAAGAATAATCCCCTTCCAGAACTTAATATGCTGCTTGAACAATTTCTTATAACACCTGTTAATATGGATCCTGCAGGAATAGTTTGGAAATTTGATCATCTTTTAGATGTAAGAGAATTAAAGTTTAAAAATGATGTTAAAAGGCTTGCTCCTGCAGCTGATGAAGCTCAAATAAATAATTTAGAAAACTTAATTGAGGCTTCGCTAGCACTTAACACAATTTATAGAATAGTAAGGCATTATTATCTTTTAGGAAAGAAAACTTCCAGCTTCTATTTAATTTTACAACTTCAAATGATAATGCCTTTAGTTATGCAAGAAGCTGAAGCCTTAATTGGTGCAGCTAATGCTTTCGCTAAAGGGCAACCAATAGGTGATGGCATTGGACCACTTGTAGCATCTAAACTTCTTAAAGGAAAAGAAAAAAGGAAAATTGAAAAAGATATGGTTTATGGAGAAGTTGAAATTGAAAAACGTCGAGTAATAGCTTTAAAAGCTGAAGGCCCTGGAGGAAACGTTGGTAAACCTGGAGATGCTATAAAAAGTTTAATTGAAGCAAACAATGGTAACATAGCTATGGTAATAATGATTGATGCTGCCTTAAAATTTGAAGGTGAAAAAACTGGAGAAATAAGTGAAGGAATAGGTGCAGCAATAGGTGGTGTAGGAACTGAAAGATTTAAAATAGAGGAAGAAATAAAGAAGTATAAAATACCGGTTTATGCTATAATAGTTAAGGAAAGTATTCAAGAGGCTATATTACCTATGAAGAAAGAAATCGCTGATGCTGTTGATAATGTTATAGCTAGAGTTAAAAAATTGCTTCTTGAGGAAACAAAAGAGGGAGATACAGTAATTTTAGCCGGTATAGGAAATACAATTGGAATAGCTTAA
- a CDS encoding ribonucleoside-triphosphate reductase gives MSLKEKLFKVSEGFPEKFKEVEKNVLALEAKIAERKVFLSKKSLMYEAMVKINDEDKTVKFFEMLKETGMGITSGEPTDISPGFGFKIEKYKIKGKEREGSIEEASKLFSKDYKYLFNYSIVRKKVEEEARNAGYSFIVTLSKRMF, from the coding sequence ATGAGTTTAAAAGAAAAATTATTTAAGGTAAGTGAAGGATTCCCTGAAAAATTTAAAGAAGTTGAAAAAAATGTTTTAGCGCTTGAAGCTAAAATAGCTGAAAGAAAAGTATTTCTTTCAAAAAAGAGTTTAATGTATGAAGCTATGGTTAAAATAAATGATGAAGATAAAACAGTAAAGTTTTTCGAAATGTTAAAAGAAACAGGAATGGGTATAACAAGTGGAGAACCAACAGATATAAGTCCAGGTTTTGGATTTAAAATAGAAAAATACAAAATTAAAGGGAAAGAAAGAGAAGGAAGTATTGAGGAAGCTTCAAAACTTTTTAGCAAAGATTATAAATACTTATTTAATTACTCTATTGTAAGGAAGAAAGTTGAAGAAGAAGCACGAAATGCAGGATACTCGTTTATTGTAACCTTATCAAAAAGGATGTTTTAA
- a CDS encoding glycosyltransferase family 4 protein, with protein MMKTKTYFIYQGPHYVHAEWAKAVGSVFIHFRIHKWLTQVKGSRVITRPFFLLLKKPKLVIAEGGNPLIEAALIKINRGCPIIYLATDITPYKMIKEKNLLLKDLTEFSDFVIANSKMMIDDLLQTCHLKKYFIVYPFVRDEFFKYKFLNNKDDRKAVFLGALWKFKGVHLLPKIAEKVKKKIKGFKIVVIGKPYEVSLKETETIKPLGFTSKETLIQEISSAKVYLHPAIYEPFGVSIAEAIMLGTVPVVSNKTGIKEFLPKELIADSLNEFIEKTIWVLELNKEEYYNLIIKIREELEPKVKKEISINTFKKVIGTLNF; from the coding sequence TTGATGAAGACAAAAACTTATTTTATATATCAAGGACCTCACTATGTTCATGCAGAGTGGGCTAAAGCAGTAGGCAGCGTTTTTATTCATTTTAGAATTCATAAATGGTTAACTCAAGTTAAAGGTTCTAGAGTAATTACAAGACCATTCTTTTTATTGCTTAAAAAACCTAAGCTTGTAATAGCTGAAGGGGGAAACCCATTGATTGAAGCTGCTTTAATTAAAATAAATAGAGGTTGCCCAATAATTTATCTCGCTACAGATATAACTCCATATAAAATGATTAAAGAGAAGAATTTACTTTTGAAGGATTTAACAGAGTTTTCAGATTTTGTTATAGCTAACTCTAAAATGATGATAGATGATTTACTTCAAACATGTCATTTAAAAAAATATTTTATTGTTTATCCATTTGTTAGGGATGAATTTTTTAAATATAAATTCCTTAATAATAAGGATGACCGAAAAGCTGTTTTTTTAGGTGCTTTATGGAAGTTTAAAGGTGTTCATTTACTTCCGAAAATAGCTGAAAAAGTTAAAAAGAAAATTAAAGGTTTTAAAATAGTAGTTATAGGTAAACCTTATGAAGTATCTTTAAAAGAAACTGAAACAATAAAACCTTTAGGTTTCACGTCTAAAGAAACTCTTATACAAGAGATTTCATCTGCAAAGGTATATCTTCACCCAGCTATTTATGAACCCTTTGGAGTAAGCATAGCTGAAGCTATAATGCTTGGGACAGTACCAGTTGTATCGAATAAAACCGGTATAAAAGAATTTTTACCTAAAGAGTTAATAGCTGATTCTTTAAATGAGTTTATAGAGAAAACTATTTGGGTGCTAGAGTTGAATAAAGAGGAATATTACAATTTAATAATTAAAATAAGAGAAGAACTCGAACCTAAAGTTAAAAAAGAAATATCAATAAATACATTTAAAAAAGTAATTGGAACGCTTAATTTCTAG
- a CDS encoding radical SAM protein yields the protein MRKLIRIPEDVELPLIGCIAFGLIDRGTNLIQVRPVSGCNLNCIYCSVDEGPKSKTRVSSFIIDPNYLIEWFKALVNFKQIKNIEAHIDGAGEPTLHPKFREVVAKIAEIKNVNVISLQTNGTLLKEKWINELSEIGLSRINLSINALDDELAKKISGIEGYNVKNIIKLAEAIAQSSISLLLAPVWIPSLNDEEIPKLIEFALKLKPKSKWPLMGIQKYEVHTYGRKVPGVKPLTWRRFYEKLYEWEKKFNLKLKLKPNDFGIIKTKMLPLKFHKGEIINLKLASNGWMKNQAIGVKDGRAITVVGISNLYKSYREKIKVKIIHNKHNIYVGKIIP from the coding sequence ATGAGGAAGTTGATTCGAATTCCTGAAGATGTAGAATTGCCCCTTATAGGCTGTATAGCATTCGGTCTTATAGATAGAGGAACGAATTTAATTCAAGTAAGACCTGTTTCAGGATGTAACTTAAATTGCATATATTGTTCTGTAGATGAAGGCCCAAAATCTAAAACTAGAGTTTCAAGCTTTATTATTGATCCTAACTATCTTATTGAATGGTTTAAAGCTTTAGTAAATTTTAAACAAATCAAAAATATAGAAGCGCATATTGATGGAGCTGGAGAACCGACGCTTCATCCAAAATTTAGGGAAGTTGTAGCTAAAATAGCTGAAATAAAAAACGTAAATGTAATCTCTTTACAAACTAATGGAACACTTCTTAAAGAGAAATGGATAAATGAGTTGTCTGAAATTGGTTTATCAAGAATTAACCTTTCGATAAACGCTTTAGATGATGAGCTTGCTAAAAAAATAAGTGGAATAGAAGGTTATAATGTAAAAAATATTATTAAACTTGCTGAAGCGATAGCTCAAAGCTCGATAAGTTTGCTTTTAGCTCCTGTATGGATTCCAAGTTTAAATGATGAGGAAATCCCAAAGTTAATAGAGTTTGCTTTAAAGCTTAAACCTAAAAGTAAATGGCCTTTAATGGGAATACAAAAATATGAAGTCCATACTTATGGGAGAAAGGTTCCAGGAGTTAAACCTTTAACTTGGAGAAGATTTTACGAGAAACTTTACGAATGGGAGAAAAAGTTTAATTTAAAACTTAAACTTAAACCAAACGATTTTGGAATAATAAAAACTAAAATGCTTCCTTTAAAGTTTCATAAAGGTGAAATTATAAATTTAAAACTTGCTTCAAATGGGTGGATGAAGAATCAAGCTATAGGAGTTAAAGATGGAAGAGCAATAACGGTAGTAGGTATCTCTAACTTATATAAATCATATAGAGAAAAAATAAAGGTTAAGATAATTCATAATAAACACAATATATACGTTGGGAAAATTATACCATAA